A segment of the Corythoichthys intestinalis isolate RoL2023-P3 chromosome 16, ASM3026506v1, whole genome shotgun sequence genome:
GTGGCGTGTCTGGGTACAGTCTCCTAAGTCAGAACCCAAACAATCCCACGTACCGAAATGCTCTTCACATGCTCACCACCGTGTGCACTGATGACTACATAACACCATTTTTTCCATTGCCAAGGGAACCCACGACTCCTCCACCAGACTTCACCCTTTGCGGGTTAGAGGATTGTCCATCAGGGACAGAGCCAGAGGACATCATTGCCTACAACATCAGTACAACCATCAACGAGGTAGAAGCAAAACCACTGATGAAACTGAAGCACGTCTCCAATACAGGCGCCACTATCACAGTTCAGATTCCTTATCCTTTCAAAAAGATGTACATTCTGGTTCTGTACAACAACAGTTTTTTTACGGATATCCAAACCCTTAAGGAAATCAATGAGGACATCGATCTGAAGCAGCTCAAACCTCACACGAACTACACGTACTGTGTTTCTTCTATTCGAAACTCGCTGAGACGAAACCACACTTGTCTGACAATCACCACCGGACCCTGGAAGGGAAAGTTGAAGGACACAAACAACACAACTGCCACTCATTACATCATGACCATTTTGGGCTGTCTCTTCAGTATGGTCATCTTTCTAGGTGTGGTTTATTACTGCTTGCGACGCAAGCGCCAGCAAGACGAAAAGCACAAAAAGGCAGGGAGcctaaagaaaaacattatgGAGTTGAAATACGGACAGGAACTGGAGGGTGGGACTATTTCTCGCATGTCACAGAAACAGTTGCTGACCGGGGAGAGCATGGCACGCATGCCTTACCTGCCGCCAGCTAGTGAAATGGATCAGTACAAATTTCAAGAAATAAGCAACACTCCAAAAATGATGAAGGGTAGTTACATGGAGGTGCGAAGTCTGGACCACCACGAACGCAGGGAGTGTGACATGGGAATGGCAGGGAACAGCCAGGGTTCTGTGGCCGAGATTTCCACCATTGCAAAAGAGGTTGATAAAGTCAACCAGATCATTAACAATTGCATTGATGCTCTAAAGACAGACTCCACATCTTATCAAGGGGTAAGATCTGGAGCTGTGTCTAACGCAGAGCCCCAGTTGGTGCTCATATCTGAGCAGCCGCAGAATAAACCAGGACTCCTGTCCCCTCCTTACAAGGACAGCTACCACCATTCTCTTCAGAGACATCGATCCTCAGACGCCTCTCCAAAAAGGCCAAGCACTGCCTCAGGAATGCGAAGCCCTCGACCTTACCGTACCGAATCCCGGTACATTGAGAAAACCTCCCCGACAGGAGACACTATCCTTACGGTGACACCCGCCGCTGCCATCCTGAGGGCCGAAGCTGAGAAGATCCGTCAGTATGGCGACCACCGTCACTCCTATCCCGACACTCAGATCGAGGAGCTGGATGGACCCGATGGTATGAAGTCGCCCATGCTGGAGCCTCTCTCACACTCCCGTTCCAGAGACTTGGCTTACTCCCAGCTGCCAGCTCAGTACCACAACCTGAGCTACTCTTCCAGTCCAGAGTATTACTGCAAACCTTCACACAGCATCTGGGAGCGATTCAAACTCCACCGAAAACGGCACAAAGATGATGAATACATGGCGGCAGGTCACGCGCTCCGCAAGAAGGTGCAGTTTGCAAAGGATGAGGACCTGCACGACATTTTGGACTACTGGAAAGGCGTGTCAGCCCAGCATAAATCGTAACGTcctcagtttttttctttttaatacgaACCACACCTTACAGTGACACAAGAACCTCATCCGACTTTCGATCAATGGATTCTTTCATGCTCAAAATCACATACAGTagggcaagtaagtaattagtcaaccactaattttgcaagttctcccacttgaaaatattagagaggcctgtaattgtcaacatgggtaaacctcaaccatgagagacagaatgtggagaaaaaaaaacaatatcacattgtttgatttttaaagaatttgcaaatcatggtggaaaataagtattctgtcaataccaaaagtttatctcagtactttgttatgtacgctttgttggcaataacagaggccaaacgttttctgtaagttgtcacaagcttttcacacactgttgctggtattttggcccattcttccatgcagatctcctctagagcagtgatgttttggggctgtcgttgggcaacacggactttcaactccctccacagattttctatggggttgagatcttgagACTGGttaggctactccaggaccttgaaatgcttcttacaaagccactcctttgttgccctagctgtgtgtttgggatcattgtcatgctgaaagacccagccacatctcatcttcaatgcccttgctgatggaaggtgattttcactcaacatctctcgatacatggccacattcattctttcctttacacagatcagtcgtcctggtccctttgcagaaaaacagccccaaagcataatgtttccacccccatgcttcacagtggatatggtgttcttcagatgtaattcagtattctttgtcctccaaacacaaaaacctgtgtttctaccaaaaagttctattttggtttcatctgaccaaaatacattctcccagtcctcttttggatcatccagatgct
Coding sequences within it:
- the elfn1a gene encoding protein ELFN1: MTRREAPMAGRCGMASTALLWTAAIVYLTHVGQVRGDCWLIEGEKGFVWLAICSQNQPPYEAIPQHINSTIVDLRMNENKIKSIQYSALSRFANLTYLNLTKNEISYIEDGAFSAQFNLQVLQMGFNKLRNLTEGILRGLGKLQYLYLQANLIETVTPNAFWECPNIENIDLSMNRIQQLDGSTFTSLTKLTTCELYTNPFNCSCELLGFVKWLSIFPNRTNERMVCDSPSGVSGYSLLSQNPNNPTYRNALHMLTTVCTDDYITPFFPLPREPTTPPPDFTLCGLEDCPSGTEPEDIIAYNISTTINEVEAKPLMKLKHVSNTGATITVQIPYPFKKMYILVLYNNSFFTDIQTLKEINEDIDLKQLKPHTNYTYCVSSIRNSLRRNHTCLTITTGPWKGKLKDTNNTTATHYIMTILGCLFSMVIFLGVVYYCLRRKRQQDEKHKKAGSLKKNIMELKYGQELEGGTISRMSQKQLLTGESMARMPYLPPASEMDQYKFQEISNTPKMMKGSYMEVRSLDHHERRECDMGMAGNSQGSVAEISTIAKEVDKVNQIINNCIDALKTDSTSYQGVRSGAVSNAEPQLVLISEQPQNKPGLLSPPYKDSYHHSLQRHRSSDASPKRPSTASGMRSPRPYRTESRYIEKTSPTGDTILTVTPAAAILRAEAEKIRQYGDHRHSYPDTQIEELDGPDGMKSPMLEPLSHSRSRDLAYSQLPAQYHNLSYSSSPEYYCKPSHSIWERFKLHRKRHKDDEYMAAGHALRKKVQFAKDEDLHDILDYWKGVSAQHKS